A genome region from Candidatus Methylomirabilota bacterium includes the following:
- a CDS encoding thiamine pyrophosphate-binding protein translates to MRKTITGTGGMLLLQTLKDAGVEYLFTNPGSAETGIFAALAEDGDQRLVVAKHEGLVAAMADGYHRFSGKVGVVIAHVMGGSYQLAGQLFNAQVAGSSLLVIAGDWASELQDYRGLAPFPGLSQAESMRPLTKEARCAFQVATNPAAIPVATTRALREATTPPTGPVYLSISAELLIREGLEAQIGEGANYTIERPGPARRQTIEAIARRLGEAQCPVLMFGDDVWRGGAQAEAVALAEALEAPVFNTRQIFVNFPSRHPLFCGMYPVSREFEKVTGLKPDLIFLVGCQGVHGGVAEPVVMQIGPNPLLMGRHYPLDVAVQCELRDTLRELKETLTRLHPAERVATWARQRAKVRSYASLLISREEDLVREHEHDTMVHPSVLEAQLAELLPRTSTMVQESSTARTTLLPFGHQGMAWTRSGGGSLGFGVGAAIGAKLAVGRERPVVLHLGDGALGYSAAGFWTMARYNTAVLTVVSNNESYQIVRHNWAREMPDSKMVRDARYPGLYLSAPAVDYVGLARAQGVDGESVTTLKELEPALRRGLERTTRDNRPYLIDVTVAREGVGAESTWYQDWRL, encoded by the coding sequence ATGCGCAAGACCATCACCGGCACCGGCGGGATGCTGCTGCTTCAGACGCTCAAGGACGCGGGCGTGGAATATCTCTTCACGAACCCGGGCTCGGCGGAGACCGGGATCTTCGCGGCGCTCGCCGAGGACGGTGATCAGCGGCTCGTCGTCGCCAAGCACGAAGGCCTGGTGGCGGCCATGGCCGACGGCTATCACCGGTTCAGCGGCAAGGTCGGGGTCGTCATCGCCCATGTCATGGGCGGCTCGTACCAGCTGGCCGGCCAGCTCTTCAACGCCCAGGTCGCCGGCTCGTCGCTGCTGGTCATCGCCGGCGACTGGGCCTCGGAGCTGCAGGACTACCGGGGCCTGGCGCCGTTTCCCGGCCTGAGCCAGGCCGAATCCATGCGGCCGTTGACCAAAGAGGCGCGCTGCGCCTTCCAGGTCGCCACGAACCCGGCCGCCATCCCCGTGGCCACGACCCGGGCCCTGCGCGAAGCCACGACGCCCCCGACCGGTCCGGTGTACCTGTCCATCAGCGCGGAGCTGCTGATTCGCGAGGGGCTGGAAGCCCAGATCGGCGAGGGGGCGAACTACACGATCGAGCGGCCGGGCCCGGCCCGCCGGCAGACGATCGAGGCGATCGCCCGGCGGCTCGGCGAGGCGCAGTGTCCCGTGTTGATGTTCGGCGACGATGTGTGGCGCGGCGGAGCCCAGGCCGAGGCTGTGGCCCTGGCCGAAGCGCTCGAGGCTCCGGTGTTCAACACCCGGCAGATCTTCGTGAACTTTCCCAGCCGCCATCCGCTCTTCTGCGGCATGTATCCCGTCTCCCGGGAGTTCGAGAAGGTCACCGGGCTGAAGCCCGATCTGATCTTCCTCGTCGGGTGTCAGGGCGTCCACGGCGGGGTGGCCGAGCCCGTGGTGATGCAGATCGGCCCCAATCCGCTGCTCATGGGGCGTCACTATCCGCTCGACGTCGCCGTGCAGTGCGAGCTGCGCGACACGCTTCGCGAGCTGAAGGAGACGCTGACGCGGCTGCACCCGGCCGAGCGCGTCGCGACGTGGGCCCGCCAGCGGGCCAAGGTGCGCAGCTACGCCAGCCTGTTGATCAGCCGTGAGGAAGACCTCGTGCGCGAGCACGAGCACGACACGATGGTCCATCCCAGCGTTCTGGAAGCGCAGCTCGCCGAGCTGCTGCCCCGGACCTCCACCATGGTCCAGGAAAGCTCGACGGCGCGCACGACGCTGCTGCCCTTCGGCCACCAGGGCATGGCCTGGACGCGGAGCGGCGGCGGCTCTCTCGGATTCGGCGTGGGCGCCGCCATCGGCGCCAAGCTCGCAGTCGGTCGAGAGCGGCCCGTCGTGCTCCACCTGGGCGACGGAGCGCTCGGCTACAGTGCGGCGGGGTTCTGGACGATGGCCCGCTACAACACGGCGGTGCTGACCGTCGTCTCCAACAACGAGAGCTATCAGATCGTGCGCCACAACTGGGCGCGGGAGATGCCGGACAGCAAGATGGTCCGAGATGCCAGATATCCCGGCCTCTATCTGAGCGCCCCCGCGGTGGACTACGTGGGGCTGGCGCGCGCCCAGGGCGTGGACGGTGAATCCGTCACGACGCTCAAGGAGCTGGAGCCCGCGCTCCGTCGGGGCCTGGAACGGACGACCCGCGACAACCGGCCATACCTGATCGACGTCACGGTCGCCAGGGAGGGGGTGGGGGCCGAGTCGACCTGGTATCAGGACTGGCGGCTCTAG
- the accB gene encoding acetyl-CoA carboxylase biotin carboxyl carrier protein: protein MDLSYDDVQEILKIIDGSAIEELHLEIGDFKLVVRKRGGVAEATGVRSVGVARPTPAPAQRAAASRDTAPAAVPGAARSQAIGVEVKAPMVGTFYRAPAPGAPPFVEVGSAVAEDATVCIIEVMKLMNSIRAGCRGRVSEICVEDGALVEFGQTLMVIEPLA from the coding sequence ATGGACCTGAGCTACGACGATGTCCAGGAGATCTTGAAGATCATCGACGGCTCGGCGATCGAGGAGCTCCACCTGGAGATCGGAGATTTCAAGCTCGTCGTCCGCAAACGGGGCGGGGTGGCCGAGGCTACCGGAGTCCGCTCGGTTGGGGTGGCTCGGCCCACGCCCGCGCCGGCACAGCGGGCGGCCGCCTCCCGGGACACGGCCCCGGCCGCCGTCCCCGGGGCGGCTCGCTCTCAGGCCATCGGTGTGGAGGTCAAGGCGCCGATGGTGGGGACGTTCTACCGGGCGCCGGCTCCGGGGGCGCCCCCGTTCGTCGAGGTGGGCAGTGCGGTGGCCGAGGACGCGACGGTGTGCATCATCGAGGTCATGAAGCTGATGAATTCCATCCGGGCGGGGTGCCGCGGTCGGGTGAGCGAGATCTGCGTGGAGGACGGGGCGTTGGTGGAGTTCGGTCAGACCTTGATGGTGATCGAGCCGCTGGCGTGA
- a CDS encoding DinB family protein translates to MTKDDVRLLYDYNYWANARVLSAAARVTPEQLTAPARLSHGSVRGTLAHILGTEVVWRLRCQEGVSPQALPAESEFPTLDALQGRWTEEERKMRGYLASLSDAALAATVQYKTTRGVPQQNVLWHLLAHVANHGTQFRGEAAVALTEYGRSPGDLDLLAFLREGRG, encoded by the coding sequence ATGACGAAGGACGACGTCAGGCTGCTGTACGACTACAACTACTGGGCCAACGCGCGAGTGCTGAGTGCCGCCGCCCGAGTGACGCCGGAGCAGCTGACGGCCCCGGCCCGCCTGAGTCACGGCAGCGTGCGTGGCACGTTGGCACACATCTTGGGCACCGAGGTCGTGTGGCGCTTACGGTGCCAGGAGGGCGTCTCGCCTCAGGCGCTGCCGGCCGAGAGCGAATTCCCGACGCTCGACGCCCTGCAGGGTCGCTGGACCGAAGAAGAGCGCAAGATGCGCGGCTACCTGGCGTCGCTCAGCGATGCTGCCCTCGCGGCGACGGTTCAGTACAAGACGACCAGAGGGGTACCCCAGCAAAACGTCCTCTGGCACCTTCTCGCGCACGTCGCCAACCACGGCACGCAATTCCGCGGTGAAGCCGCGGTGGCACTGACGGAGTACGGCCGATCGCCGGGGGACCTCGACCTGCTCGCCTTCCTGCGCGAAGGCCGCGGCTGA
- a CDS encoding SDR family NAD(P)-dependent oxidoreductase, with translation MSQRFRDKVVVVTGGARGIGRAAAVRFGSEGARVVVVDLPGADLAGCVAAVQQAGGEAAAVEADVTRSADVQRYVAEATERFGGIDCFFNNAGILGAVKPLLEYPEDMFDRVLAVNVKSVWLGLKLVAPAIIRRGGGAIVNTASVAGLRGTPGLVAYTTSKHAVIGLTRTASLELVRHGVRVNAVCPGPISTPMAGLLDEGFDPKDPQAAHRRFVAGIPMRRYGEPEEVAALVAFLCSAEASYVNGGIYTVDGGMMS, from the coding sequence GTGAGCCAGCGCTTTCGTGACAAGGTCGTCGTGGTGACCGGCGGCGCCCGGGGCATCGGGCGGGCGGCCGCCGTGCGCTTCGGCTCCGAGGGCGCGCGGGTCGTCGTCGTCGACTTGCCCGGCGCCGACCTCGCTGGTTGCGTCGCCGCCGTCCAGCAGGCCGGCGGCGAGGCCGCCGCGGTCGAAGCCGACGTGACCCGGTCCGCCGACGTCCAACGCTACGTGGCCGAGGCCACCGAGCGCTTCGGCGGGATCGACTGCTTCTTCAACAACGCCGGCATCCTGGGGGCGGTGAAACCGCTGCTCGAGTATCCGGAAGACATGTTCGACCGGGTGCTCGCCGTGAATGTCAAGAGCGTGTGGCTAGGCTTGAAGCTGGTGGCGCCGGCCATCATCCGGCGGGGCGGCGGCGCCATCGTCAACACCGCCTCCGTCGCCGGGTTGCGAGGGACGCCGGGGCTCGTCGCCTATACGACGAGCAAACATGCCGTCATCGGGCTCACCCGCACCGCCTCGCTCGAGCTCGTGCGGCACGGGGTCCGCGTGAACGCCGTGTGCCCGGGCCCAATCTCCACGCCCATGGCGGGCTTGCTGGATGAAGGCTTCGACCCCAAGGACCCGCAAGCGGCTCACCGCCGGTTCGTGGCGGGTATCCCGATGCGTCGTTACGGGGAGCCGGAGGAGGTCGCGGCTCTCGTCGCCTTCCTCTGCAGCGCGGAGGCATCCTACGTCAATGGCGGCATCTACACCGTCGACGGCGGGATGATGTCCTGA
- a CDS encoding O-methyltransferase: MDHALGQLLEELARFGEDNDARETARPRRMLNITRDTGRLLWILVRATGARRILEVGTSNAFSTIWLADAARATGGRVTTLEFNPDKIALARTNLARAGLESVVEVIAGRAADTLPGLAGPLDLVFLDADRPSYLDYLELVVPKLRPGGLLIADNVTSHAQELEAFLGRVKSHPRLFAVTVPIGNGEEIALKLDDG; this comes from the coding sequence GTGGACCATGCCCTCGGACAGCTCCTGGAAGAGCTGGCCAGGTTCGGCGAGGACAACGACGCTCGGGAGACCGCCCGGCCCCGGCGCATGCTGAACATCACCCGCGACACGGGCCGTCTGCTGTGGATCCTCGTCCGGGCCACGGGCGCCAGGCGCATTCTGGAGGTGGGAACGTCCAACGCCTTCTCCACGATCTGGCTGGCCGACGCCGCACGCGCGACTGGCGGCCGCGTCACCACCCTCGAGTTCAACCCCGACAAGATCGCCCTCGCCCGAACCAATCTCGCCAGGGCCGGGCTGGAGAGCGTCGTGGAGGTCATCGCGGGGCGCGCCGCGGACACCCTGCCAGGGCTCGCGGGACCCCTCGACCTCGTCTTTCTCGACGCGGACCGGCCGAGCTACCTCGACTACCTGGAGCTGGTCGTGCCGAAGTTGCGCCCGGGCGGCTTGCTCATTGCCGACAACGTGACCTCGCACGCCCAGGAACTTGAAGCTTTCCTGGGCCGCGTGAAGTCTCACCCCCGGTTGTTCGCCGTGACGGTCCCCATCGGCAATGGCGAGGAGATCGCGCTGAAGCTCGATGACGGCTAG
- a CDS encoding acetyl-CoA carboxylase biotin carboxylase subunit produces the protein MKRVLVANRGEIAVRVIHACRSLGLETVAIYSEADRDALHTRLADRAVCVGPPPAAASYLNVSAILATARGTGCDTVHPGYGFLSENAAFAAACLEQGLRFVGPSPEAIRLMGDKLEARRLAAGLGVPVVPGSPGPVRSVEDAAAIGYPLLLKASAGGGGRGMRVVRTAAELGSAIERGAGEARASFGDGTLYAERYLERVRHVEVQVLADARGGVVHLGERDCSLQRRHQKILEEAPSPVLSPPLRRELTEAALRLVQAVAYQGAGTVEFVFDPDAGRFYFIEMNTRIQVEHPVTELITGLDLVALQLRLAAGEALPLAQADVRFVGHAIECRINAEQPDKGFRPNPGTVTAWVPPRGAGVRVDTHVEPGTVVPPFYDSLLAKVVAHGADRPAAIARMREALVAFQVGGVSTTIGFHRRLVDHPDFVAARVHTRWVEEELARATATRAT, from the coding sequence GTGAAACGCGTTCTCGTCGCCAACCGGGGGGAGATCGCCGTCCGCGTCATCCACGCGTGCCGTAGCCTGGGCCTCGAGACGGTCGCCATCTATTCGGAAGCCGATCGCGACGCGCTTCACACGCGGCTGGCCGACCGCGCGGTCTGTGTCGGCCCGCCCCCGGCGGCGGCCAGCTACCTCAACGTTTCGGCGATCCTGGCCACGGCCCGGGGTACCGGGTGCGACACCGTGCACCCCGGATACGGATTCCTGTCCGAGAATGCGGCCTTTGCCGCGGCCTGCCTGGAGCAAGGGCTGCGCTTCGTGGGCCCGTCCCCCGAGGCCATTCGTCTGATGGGGGACAAGCTGGAGGCCCGGCGCCTGGCCGCGGGGCTCGGGGTCCCGGTCGTGCCTGGTTCCCCGGGCCCGGTGCGCTCCGTGGAGGATGCGGCCGCGATCGGTTACCCGCTGCTGCTCAAGGCCTCGGCGGGCGGCGGCGGACGCGGCATGCGCGTCGTACGCACGGCGGCCGAGCTCGGTTCGGCCATTGAACGGGGCGCCGGGGAGGCCCGTGCCTCCTTCGGGGACGGCACGCTCTACGCCGAGCGCTATCTCGAGCGCGTGCGGCACGTCGAGGTCCAGGTTCTCGCCGACGCCCGCGGCGGTGTCGTTCATCTCGGTGAGCGCGACTGTTCCCTGCAGCGGCGTCATCAGAAGATCCTGGAGGAGGCGCCGTCGCCGGTGTTGAGCCCGCCACTGCGACGGGAGCTCACCGAGGCGGCGCTGCGCCTGGTCCAGGCCGTCGCCTATCAGGGCGCCGGCACCGTCGAGTTCGTGTTCGATCCGGATGCCGGGCGCTTCTACTTCATCGAGATGAACACACGGATCCAGGTCGAGCATCCGGTGACGGAGCTGATCACCGGGCTGGATCTGGTCGCGCTCCAGCTTCGCCTGGCCGCTGGCGAGGCGCTGCCCTTGGCCCAGGCCGACGTCCGGTTCGTGGGCCACGCCATCGAGTGCCGGATCAATGCGGAGCAACCCGACAAAGGCTTCCGGCCCAACCCGGGGACCGTGACTGCCTGGGTCCCGCCCCGGGGCGCCGGCGTGCGGGTCGATACGCACGTCGAACCCGGGACGGTCGTGCCGCCCTTCTACGATTCGCTGCTGGCTAAGGTGGTTGCGCATGGCGCTGATCGCCCCGCTGCGATCGCGCGGATGCGTGAGGCCCTGGTCGCCTTCCAGGTCGGTGGGGTGTCCACCACGATCGGGTTCCACCGCCGCCTGGTCGACCATCCCGATTTCGTGGCTGCCCGCGTGCACACCCGCTGGGTCGAGGAGGAGCTGGCGCGGGCGACCGCGACCAGGGCGACGTGA
- a CDS encoding thiolase family protein, whose amino-acid sequence MREAVVVASSRTPLAKSFRGSFNLTRPDELAAHVIRDVLGKAPQLDPGAIEDVILGCGQPHGPQGHNIARVAALRAGLPVTTPGTTVNRFCSSGLQAIAMAAHLIINESAEAAIGGGVESITMMQRDNNPNPWVKEHYPGLYMVMGDTAEVVAKRYGISRRAQDEYALLSQQRTARAQQEGFFKEELAPMQVTRGITDKKSGEIVGQEEHYVDRDECNRPDTTLEGLLALPPHFDKASGQGSVTAGNSSQLSDGASATLLMERRRAEALGIRPKLVFRGFALAACQPDEMGIGPVFAVPKLLGRHGLKIDDIGVWELNEAFASQVVYCRDRLGLDPDKLNVNGGSVSIGHPFGMTGSRMVGTLANEMLRRRARYGVVTMCVGGGQGAAGLFEACL is encoded by the coding sequence ATGCGAGAAGCCGTCGTCGTCGCCAGCTCCCGCACGCCCCTGGCCAAGTCGTTCCGCGGCTCCTTCAACCTCACGCGCCCCGATGAGCTAGCCGCGCACGTCATCCGCGACGTGCTCGGCAAAGCGCCCCAGCTGGACCCGGGCGCCATCGAGGACGTCATCCTCGGCTGCGGGCAGCCCCACGGCCCGCAGGGCCACAATATCGCCCGCGTGGCCGCGCTGCGCGCGGGCCTGCCGGTGACCACGCCGGGCACCACGGTCAACCGCTTCTGCTCGTCGGGCTTGCAGGCCATCGCCATGGCGGCGCACCTCATCATCAACGAAAGCGCCGAGGCCGCCATCGGGGGCGGTGTGGAATCGATCACCATGATGCAGCGGGACAACAATCCGAATCCCTGGGTCAAGGAGCATTATCCCGGGCTGTACATGGTCATGGGAGACACCGCGGAGGTCGTGGCCAAGCGTTACGGGATCAGCCGACGCGCCCAGGACGAGTACGCGCTGCTCTCTCAGCAGCGGACGGCCCGTGCCCAGCAGGAGGGGTTCTTCAAAGAAGAGCTGGCGCCCATGCAGGTGACGCGCGGCATCACTGATAAGAAGAGCGGTGAGATCGTCGGCCAGGAGGAGCACTACGTCGACCGCGACGAATGCAACCGGCCGGATACGACGCTGGAGGGCCTCCTGGCCCTGCCACCGCACTTCGACAAGGCGAGCGGCCAGGGCTCGGTCACCGCGGGCAATTCATCCCAACTGTCCGACGGCGCCTCGGCCACGCTCCTGATGGAGCGCCGGCGGGCCGAAGCCCTCGGCATCCGACCCAAGCTCGTCTTCCGGGGCTTCGCGCTCGCCGCCTGCCAGCCGGACGAGATGGGCATCGGGCCGGTCTTCGCGGTGCCCAAGCTGCTCGGCCGTCACGGGCTCAAGATCGATGACATCGGGGTGTGGGAGCTGAACGAGGCGTTCGCCTCGCAGGTCGTCTACTGCCGCGACCGGTTGGGGCTCGACCCCGACAAGCTCAACGTCAACGGCGGCTCCGTCTCGATCGGCCACCCCTTCGGCATGACCGGCTCACGGATGGTTGGCACCCTCGCCAACGAGATGCTCCGCCGGCGCGCTCGTTACGGGGTGGTAACGATGTGCGTGGGCGGCGGTCAGGGGGCCGCGGGCCTGTTCGAGGCCTGCCTCTGA
- the nudC gene encoding NAD(+) diphosphatase, translated as MVRHPAFPHIPDIIALPLMATTPDTVYLPFNRGCLGEAFTPAKQHAKPPERLGHWLIVQEQGLVVCTDAHELSLPAGECPPDLEGLIGEPFWLGTWRGTPCWVGALPRGAGIPAGFHRETLVPMQGTRLPDELLSLGGMAMQALWWESTSGHCPRCGQRTERIANEWGKRCPACRYEHYPHLHPAVIVLVRDGDRVLLARKAIWAPGRYALIAGFVDNGESLEGTVCREVLEEVGVAVDNIRYVGSQNWPFPSQLMVGFVADYAGGEITIDPEELEDARWFSRDALPTGPARHSIAGFIIEHYARRPRR; from the coding sequence ATGGTACGCCATCCGGCGTTTCCGCACATTCCTGATATCATCGCCCTGCCGCTCATGGCGACCACGCCCGACACCGTATACCTGCCGTTCAACCGGGGCTGCCTGGGCGAGGCGTTCACGCCCGCCAAGCAGCACGCCAAGCCGCCGGAGCGCCTCGGGCACTGGCTCATCGTCCAGGAGCAGGGGCTGGTAGTGTGCACCGACGCCCACGAGCTGTCGCTGCCGGCGGGCGAGTGCCCCCCCGACCTCGAGGGGCTGATCGGCGAGCCGTTCTGGCTCGGAACCTGGCGGGGTACTCCCTGCTGGGTCGGCGCTCTGCCGCGCGGAGCCGGCATTCCGGCTGGTTTCCACCGCGAGACGCTGGTGCCCATGCAAGGCACCCGCTTGCCCGACGAGCTGCTGTCGCTCGGCGGCATGGCGATGCAGGCCCTGTGGTGGGAATCGACCAGTGGACACTGTCCACGGTGTGGCCAGCGGACCGAGCGGATCGCCAACGAGTGGGGCAAGCGCTGTCCCGCGTGCCGCTACGAGCACTACCCGCACCTGCACCCCGCGGTGATCGTGCTCGTCCGGGACGGCGACCGCGTCCTCCTGGCCCGCAAAGCCATCTGGGCCCCCGGCCGCTACGCGCTCATCGCCGGATTCGTCGACAACGGTGAGTCGCTGGAAGGGACGGTGTGCCGCGAGGTGCTCGAGGAGGTCGGCGTCGCCGTGGACAACATCCGCTACGTCGGCAGTCAGAACTGGCCATTTCCTAGCCAGCTCATGGTGGGATTCGTGGCCGACTATGCCGGAGGTGAGATCACCATCGACCCCGAGGAGCTGGAGGACGCGCGATGGTTCTCGCGCGACGCACTGCCCACGGGGCCTGCCCGTCACTCCATCGCCGGGTTCATCATCGAGCACTACGCCCGACGGCCGCGGCGATAG
- a CDS encoding pyruvate carboxylase subunit B, with amino-acid sequence MKTVSFVDTTLRDAHQSLWSTRMTTAMMLPVAPILDRLGFEAIDLVGGAVFDVCVRYLREDPWERMRIMSGVVTRTPLIVMTRGQSLFTFELFPDDVVALTARRIAANGIRYVTPYDALNDMRNMIVPVRASKAAGLTVAGGVVYTVSPVHTDAYYAGKARELVTLGVDAVFLKDPSGLLKPERVRTLIPALRQAVGATRLQLHTHCLTGLGPLCALEAITHGVDTVHTATSPLAHGASQPPTEWLARNARRIGFDVRLDADGLAPVADYLRYVAAREGKPLGRIAEYDPFHYEHQVPGGMISNLHSQLRDIGLSHRLDEILEEAARVRQELGYPIVVSPFAQFVITQAVLNTVQGERYATVPDEVRKYALGNYGALAAPIDPNVLDRITRGEAPVTARPGDLLPPAVERVRRERGPFASDDDLLLAAFYNPEQYTSLLAARPIRTEYPVDRTPLLTLLKELAARPDVRAVSLIRRPASVA; translated from the coding sequence GTGAAGACCGTCAGCTTCGTCGACACCACGCTCCGCGACGCCCACCAGTCCTTATGGTCGACGCGGATGACCACGGCGATGATGCTGCCCGTGGCGCCGATCCTCGATCGTCTGGGTTTCGAGGCCATCGACCTGGTGGGCGGCGCCGTGTTCGATGTCTGCGTCCGTTACCTTCGCGAGGATCCCTGGGAACGCATGCGGATCATGAGCGGCGTCGTCACCCGCACCCCGCTCATCGTGATGACGCGAGGCCAGAGCCTGTTCACGTTCGAGCTCTTTCCCGACGACGTCGTCGCCCTGACGGCCCGTCGGATCGCCGCCAACGGCATTCGCTACGTCACGCCCTACGACGCGCTCAACGACATGCGCAACATGATCGTTCCGGTACGCGCCTCCAAGGCGGCCGGGCTCACCGTGGCGGGGGGCGTGGTCTACACCGTGAGCCCCGTCCATACGGACGCCTACTATGCCGGCAAGGCCCGGGAGCTCGTCACCCTCGGCGTGGACGCGGTCTTCCTCAAGGACCCTAGCGGGCTGCTGAAGCCCGAGCGGGTCCGCACGCTCATCCCGGCCCTCCGCCAGGCCGTCGGTGCGACCAGGCTCCAGCTGCACACCCACTGCCTGACCGGCCTGGGGCCGCTCTGCGCGCTGGAGGCGATCACCCACGGCGTGGATACCGTGCACACCGCCACGTCGCCGCTGGCCCACGGCGCCTCGCAGCCGCCGACGGAGTGGCTGGCGCGGAACGCGCGCCGCATCGGCTTCGACGTGCGGCTCGACGCCGACGGTCTGGCTCCGGTGGCCGACTACCTCCGGTACGTGGCCGCCCGCGAGGGCAAACCTCTGGGACGCATCGCCGAGTACGATCCGTTCCACTACGAGCACCAGGTGCCTGGCGGCATGATCTCGAACCTCCACTCCCAGCTCCGGGACATCGGCCTCTCCCACCGCCTGGACGAGATCCTGGAGGAGGCCGCCCGTGTCCGCCAGGAGCTCGGCTACCCCATCGTCGTCAGCCCCTTCGCGCAGTTCGTCATCACGCAGGCGGTCCTGAACACGGTCCAGGGCGAGCGCTACGCCACCGTGCCCGACGAGGTGCGCAAGTACGCGCTGGGTAACTACGGCGCGCTGGCCGCGCCCATCGATCCCAACGTGCTGGACCGGATCACGCGCGGTGAGGCGCCGGTCACGGCGCGTCCCGGCGACCTGCTCCCACCGGCCGTCGAGCGGGTGCGCCGCGAGCGGGGGCCGTTCGCGTCGGACGACGATTTGCTGCTGGCGGCCTTCTACAACCCGGAGCAGTACACCAGCCTCCTGGCGGCCCGCCCTATCCGGACCGAGTATCCGGTCGATCGCACGCCGCTCCTCACGCTCCTCAAGGAACTGGCGGCCCGGCCTGACGTGCGGGCCGTGAGCCTGATCAGGAGGCCGGCGTCCGTTGCCTGA
- a CDS encoding aminopeptidase P N-terminal domain-containing protein yields the protein MRKRRMAYHCHVTFDLGQFLDRRQRFADAIGDALAILPGAQETPRNGDVAYEFRQYSDFFFLTGFDEPDAVAVVNPGHSKERFVLFVRPRDREMEIWNGRRAGVEGAIATYGADTAYPIAQLDEKLREWALERPVLYYRLGNPAHDARITRLVSELRLARTRGFPTPIRIEDPGPILHEMRLRRSPAELAWQRQACAISREAHSEAMRVAAPGLFEYQLQAALEFVFRSHGSPRNAYPSIVASGPNACILHYHENTRRLAEGDLVLIDAGCEYGYHASDITRTFPASGRFTGSQRTIYELVLQAQLAAIAAARPGQTVEGVHDAARRVLTEGLVGLGLLPRSVEESLAMHHYREFFMHGTGHWLGMDVHDVGDYRAEGRSRRLEPGMVLTVEPGLYFDPERESATFFLREYSEQEMWERRYRLGTAAARRLEEEERARAETVVHPVPREFRGIGVRIEDDVLVTPEGCDLLTAGTPKTVDEIERTWAETPRYVKRP from the coding sequence GTGCGGAAACGCCGGATGGCGTACCATTGCCACGTGACCTTCGATCTGGGCCAGTTTCTCGACCGGCGGCAGCGCTTCGCCGACGCGATCGGCGACGCCCTGGCCATCCTGCCAGGGGCTCAGGAAACCCCGCGCAACGGCGACGTCGCGTACGAGTTCCGCCAGTACTCCGATTTCTTCTTCCTGACGGGGTTCGACGAGCCCGATGCGGTGGCCGTGGTGAACCCCGGCCACAGCAAGGAGCGTTTCGTCCTGTTCGTTCGCCCCCGTGATCGCGAGATGGAGATCTGGAACGGCCGCCGCGCCGGCGTGGAGGGCGCCATCGCGACCTACGGGGCGGATACGGCCTACCCGATCGCCCAGCTCGACGAGAAGCTCCGCGAGTGGGCTCTGGAGCGACCCGTCCTCTACTACCGGCTCGGCAACCCGGCCCACGACGCGCGGATCACTCGACTGGTCTCCGAGCTGCGGCTGGCCCGGACCCGCGGTTTTCCCACCCCGATCCGCATCGAGGACCCCGGCCCCATCCTGCACGAGATGCGGCTCCGGCGTTCACCGGCCGAGCTGGCCTGGCAACGCCAGGCCTGCGCCATCAGCCGGGAGGCCCATAGCGAGGCAATGCGGGTAGCCGCGCCCGGCCTGTTCGAGTATCAGCTGCAGGCCGCGCTGGAGTTCGTGTTCCGCTCGCACGGCTCGCCGCGCAACGCCTATCCGTCGATCGTGGCCTCGGGCCCGAACGCCTGCATCCTGCACTATCACGAGAACACGCGGCGCCTCGCCGAGGGCGACCTGGTGCTCATCGACGCCGGCTGCGAGTACGGCTATCACGCCTCCGACATCACCCGCACCTTTCCCGCGTCGGGGCGGTTCACCGGGAGCCAGCGCACGATCTACGAGCTCGTGCTGCAAGCCCAGCTCGCCGCGATCGCCGCTGCCCGGCCGGGCCAGACCGTGGAAGGAGTCCACGACGCGGCCCGGCGGGTGCTCACCGAGGGCCTGGTGGGGCTGGGGCTGCTGCCCCGCAGCGTGGAAGAGTCGCTGGCCATGCACCACTATCGGGAATTCTTCATGCACGGCACCGGCCACTGGCTAGGCATGGACGTGCACGACGTGGGTGACTATCGCGCGGAGGGTCGCTCGCGGCGGCTCGAGCCGGGGATGGTGCTCACCGTGGAGCCCGGGCTCTATTTCGATCCCGAGCGGGAGAGCGCCACGTTTTTCCTGCGCGAGTACAGCGAGCAGGAGATGTGGGAGCGCCGTTATCGGCTGGGCACTGCCGCTGCCAGGCGCCTGGAGGAGGAGGAGCGGGCCCGCGCCGAGACGGTGGTCCACCCCGTGCCCCGGGAGTTTCGCGGCATCGGCGTCCGCATCGAGGACGACGTGCTCGTCACCCCCGAGGGCTGCGACCTCCTCACCGCCGGTACGCCCAAGACCGTCGACGAGATCGAGCGCACGTGGGCCGAGACGCCCCGTTACGTCAAGCGTCCCTGA